The Bacteroidales bacterium nucleotide sequence AATTAAACATATGAAAACACGAGATATTTACATCAGGTCAATCGCAGTAGCCATTACAATTTTTGCTTTCAGTTTTTCTTTATCAGCACAAACATCGCTGCAAAAAGCTAAATCCCTTATGGCAAGTCATGAATATTCCCAGGCAATTGATTCATATAAGGAATATTTTAAAACAAATCCACCAACGATTGAAAACGCAAGAGAAATGGCCGAATGCTATATGATGCTGCGTGATACAAAATCAGTTGAGGTCTGGCTTTCAAAAGTAACTTCATTCGACGGATTCACAGCTAATGATGTTCTTAATTATGCCAATGTTCTAAAATCAAATAGCAAATATGAGGAAGCCATGTTGCAATATAAGCGCTATTCCGAAATCAATCCAAAAATGAAAGATAAAGCAGATGATTTGATTTTATCCTGCAAAAATTCATTGGAATGGATAGCCGACCCTGCCTATTTTAATGTCATAAATGCGAAAGCATTTAATTCAACTTATTCAGAATTCGGATTAATTACTTTCAACGATGGTTACATCATTTCATCCGATCGTTTTATTACCGGAAGTACACTGTCAGAGAAACAAACCGATGGTTGCAGCGGTAATGCGTATTTCAAATTATATTATATTCCAACTGAAAGCTCATCACTAAATTCACCCGATTCTGTTTATAATCAAAATAATGCTGAAGGGATTTCCAAAACCGGGATGTCAGCTTCGCCAGACTTTATACCGTTTGTTTCTTCTTATCCCGAATATAATAATATTCAACTGATGGACCCTGTTCTGATATCCGGTCTTAATGATGAGTATCATAATGCATTATGTACGTTTGATAAAACAACCAATACTATTTATTTTACAAGAGCAAAAAAAAGAAGGATAAACGAAAGGCCTATAAATAGTGACCCTACCAGTTGGTTTAACTATGCAATCGAAAAAAAATACACCAACTTTCTTGAAATTTATTCTGCTCACTATCAAAATGACAAATGGTTTGATATAAAGCCATTCCAATATAATAAAGCAAGTGAGTATTCCATTGGACATCCGGCAATATCGCCTGATGGACAAGTTCTGTATTTTGCATCCGATATGCCTGGTGGCTATGGAAAAACAGATATTTATTATTCCTCTAAACAATCTGATGGAAGTTGGAGTAAGCCAAT carries:
- a CDS encoding OmpA family protein codes for the protein MKTRDIYIRSIAVAITIFAFSFSLSAQTSLQKAKSLMASHEYSQAIDSYKEYFKTNPPTIENAREMAECYMMLRDTKSVEVWLSKVTSFDGFTANDVLNYANVLKSNSKYEEAMLQYKRYSEINPKMKDKADDLILSCKNSLEWIADPAYFNVINAKAFNSTYSEFGLITFNDGYIISSDRFITGSTLSEKQTDGCSGNAYFKLYYIPTESSSLNSPDSVYNQNNAEGISKTGMSASPDFIPFVSSYPEYNNIQLMDPVLISGLNDEYHNALCTFDKTTNTIYFTRAKKRRINERPINSDPTSWFNYAIEKKYTNFLEIYSAHYQNDKWFDIKPFQYNKASEYSIGHPAISPDGQVLYFASDMPGGYGKTDIYYSSKQSDGSWSKPMNAGDKINTEGEESYPYVDSEGMLYFSSDGHPGMGGLDIFSSSGSKDNWEQPVNLKYPINSAKDDFSVFYTDPGKSGYFASNRDGGKGEDDIYYFIPEPITKLILAGVVKQRLEDNSIEVLKEANIKMDNKTTNATGILTSNNDGKFYANLECNSAYDLTATKTGYFMQSKSLATTVCKTRNDTVFVDLLLDKIVLNKSIVLENIYYDFDKWNIRSDAALELDKLVDLLKRNPDIKIELGSHTDCRGSNAYNEKLSQKRAESAVAYIISQGINKDRITAKGYGESVPVNSCIDGVKCAEEQYQLNRRTEFKVTDIIKK